The following proteins come from a genomic window of Roseofilum capinflatum BLCC-M114:
- a CDS encoding glycosyltransferase family A protein, producing MSIIVQFFNNRQNIDSIIKSLRLTTAEEIIVIDDGSIDGSYQDWLKHLDRPNDFLLRCNDLFEVRTYDRAISMARGEFVCLLQDDDMLPDNNKWIEDALTLFEIYPDLIMLGGRDGIDTMMAEPNDSYEEQEYRQIGNIIECPGLHKLRIYSKPCYREPVSGIPFMFTMSVNRAPTFLRRTEFLKIGGINQKYAPFQFDDDEAGIRAWLSGYKVGFYACPFIRGFEVGGMSLYNRNKIKEQSVINIKQLYRDYCEHIANGHLQNLVDTANRVLISDQ from the coding sequence TTGTCAATCATCGTACAGTTTTTTAACAACAGGCAGAATATAGATAGTATTATCAAATCTCTGCGATTAACAACGGCAGAAGAAATTATTGTAATTGATGATGGCTCTATAGATGGATCTTATCAAGATTGGCTCAAACACCTAGATAGACCCAATGATTTTTTATTACGTTGTAATGATTTGTTTGAGGTTAGAACTTATGACCGTGCTATAAGTATGGCTCGAGGAGAATTTGTTTGTTTGTTACAAGATGATGATATGCTACCAGATAATAATAAATGGATAGAAGATGCGTTAACTTTATTTGAAATTTATCCAGATTTGATTATGCTTGGAGGACGAGATGGTATAGATACTATGATGGCTGAACCTAATGATTCTTACGAAGAACAGGAGTATAGACAGATTGGAAATATAATTGAATGTCCTGGTTTGCATAAATTGCGTATTTATTCCAAACCTTGCTATAGAGAACCAGTCTCTGGTATTCCATTCATGTTTACAATGTCTGTTAATAGAGCGCCAACATTTCTGAGAAGAACTGAATTTCTAAAAATTGGTGGAATTAATCAAAAATATGCTCCTTTTCAATTTGATGATGATGAGGCAGGTATAAGAGCTTGGTTGTCTGGGTACAAAGTTGGCTTTTATGCTTGCCCATTTATTAGAGGTTTTGAAGTTGGAGGAATGAGTTTATATAACCGTAATAAAATCAAAGAGCAATCAGTGATTAATATCAAACAGCTTTACCGGGATTACTGCGAACACATTGCTAATGGGCATCTGCAAAACCTTGTTGATACTGCCAATAGAGTGTTAATTTCTGATCAATAA
- a CDS encoding glycosyltransferase family 4 protein encodes MKILYDGQVYRMQTAGGISRYFNNLITRLPEDFSPTMTSCVSKKKNLPVHPNLKNWYYQIFRPGRLSYWIEKHYFRVINQLEKFDIAHPTYYSLLTRKEIKDYEYPVVVTVWDMIHEIFFEQMDSSGQYAQEKQKAVKAADAIICISENTKNDLLNRYSTDESKVTVTYLASQIDASLAFGSEPVPEKPYYLYVGSRACYKNFDGLLSAFAKAVSVKPEIVLCVVGLPFDKTEEKKIAELNLSHRIYHYGQVSDYHLAKLYRCSIAFVYPSLYEGFGIPPLEAMSCGTPVIACNCSSIPEVVGDAGLLFNPKEIGELADMLIMLLESPGERDRLIEKGHQRTKIFSWDKTTAQTIDVYRSVSK; translated from the coding sequence ATGAAGATTCTTTATGATGGTCAGGTTTATCGAATGCAAACCGCAGGTGGTATAAGTAGATATTTTAATAATTTGATTACAAGATTACCAGAAGATTTTAGTCCAACAATGACTAGTTGTGTGTCTAAGAAAAAAAATCTTCCAGTTCATCCAAATCTCAAAAATTGGTATTATCAAATATTTCGTCCTGGTCGGTTATCTTACTGGATTGAAAAACATTATTTTCGGGTAATTAATCAATTAGAAAAGTTTGATATAGCCCATCCTACTTATTACTCATTACTTACCAGAAAAGAAATTAAGGATTATGAATATCCTGTTGTTGTTACGGTATGGGATATGATTCATGAAATTTTCTTTGAGCAAATGGATTCTAGTGGTCAGTATGCCCAAGAAAAACAAAAAGCAGTTAAGGCTGCGGATGCCATTATATGTATTTCTGAAAATACAAAGAATGATTTACTTAATCGCTATTCTACAGATGAAAGTAAGGTAACAGTAACTTATTTGGCTTCCCAGATAGATGCTAGTCTTGCGTTTGGCTCTGAACCCGTACCTGAAAAACCGTATTATTTATATGTAGGGAGCCGTGCTTGCTATAAAAATTTTGATGGCTTGTTATCCGCATTCGCTAAAGCTGTCTCTGTCAAACCAGAGATTGTACTTTGTGTGGTTGGTTTACCTTTTGACAAAACAGAGGAAAAAAAGATAGCGGAGCTAAACCTGAGCCATCGCATCTATCATTATGGACAAGTGAGCGATTACCATCTGGCAAAACTCTACCGTTGCAGTATAGCCTTTGTATATCCGTCATTATACGAAGGTTTTGGTATTCCTCCTCTGGAGGCCATGTCCTGTGGAACCCCTGTCATAGCCTGCAACTGCTCTAGCATTCCTGAAGTTGTCGGGGATGCCGGATTGCTCTTTAATCCTAAAGAGATTGGTGAATTAGCGGATATGCTCATTATGCTGCTTGAGAGTCCTGGAGAACGCGATCGTCTGATTGAAAAAGGCCATCAAAGGACTAAAATTTTTAGTTGGGATAAAACCACAGCACAAACTATTGATGTTTATCGTTCAGTTAGCAAGTAA
- a CDS encoding class I SAM-dependent methyltransferase — protein sequence MRLKQLIINWYQRRLDNYNSKLVREYIKNGRKPWSPGYGVFKLNLIREAIADPQILSKFHNSLPLPEKYGEFIDERIVEYPLLLSRIDQYQGNILDAGSTLNNELIVKHEALKNKKLTLLTLAPEENCFWHLGISYVFADIRELPFKNNLFDAVVSVSTLEHIGMDNTLLYSSDPIYKQDSKYDFIQAVKELKRVLKPGGKCLVTVPFGQYQHDEFQQQFNSDMVESIKDAFNPTSLIELYYKYADGGWNISTREKCKNCQYFNIHKTKYFDKNSSLDYDEDFAAAARAIVTLEMIK from the coding sequence ATGCGATTAAAGCAGCTAATAATTAATTGGTACCAACGGCGTTTAGATAACTATAATTCTAAGTTAGTTAGAGAATACATCAAAAATGGTCGTAAACCTTGGTCGCCCGGATATGGAGTTTTCAAATTGAACCTAATTCGGGAAGCTATAGCAGATCCACAAATTTTGTCAAAATTTCATAATAGTTTGCCTCTACCAGAAAAGTATGGTGAATTTATAGATGAGCGCATTGTTGAATATCCTTTGTTATTGTCAAGAATTGATCAATATCAAGGAAATATTTTAGATGCTGGTTCAACCTTAAATAATGAGTTGATAGTCAAACATGAAGCTTTGAAAAATAAGAAACTAACATTATTGACTTTAGCCCCGGAAGAAAATTGTTTTTGGCATCTAGGTATATCTTATGTATTTGCGGATATTAGAGAATTACCGTTTAAGAATAACTTATTTGATGCCGTTGTCTCCGTTTCAACTTTGGAGCATATTGGCATGGATAATACTCTATTATATAGTTCAGATCCTATATATAAACAAGATTCAAAATATGATTTTATCCAAGCAGTTAAAGAACTCAAAAGAGTTTTAAAACCTGGTGGAAAATGTCTTGTTACTGTCCCGTTTGGTCAATATCAACATGATGAATTTCAGCAACAGTTTAATTCAGATATGGTAGAGTCTATCAAGGATGCTTTTAATCCTACTTCATTGATTGAGCTATATTATAAATATGCTGACGGTGGTTGGAATATATCAACAAGAGAAAAATGTAAAAATTGTCAATACTTTAATATTCACAAAACTAAATATTTTGACAAGAATTCTTCACTAGATTATGATGAAGACTTTGCCGCAGCAGCCCGTGCAATTGTCACTTTAGAAATGATTAAGTAA
- a CDS encoding ABC transporter ATP-binding protein yields MSEPIIRVENLGKKYLIRHQQQEPYTALRDVITNGVKSLGCTLVKGGRKKLESPSREEFWALKDVSFEINRGDRVGIIGRNGAGKSTLLKILSRITEPTTGRINIKGRVASLLEVGTGFHPELTGRENIYLNGAILGMSKVEIKKKFDEIVAFAEVEKFLDTPVKRYSSGMYVRLAFSVAAHLEPEILIVDEVLAVGDLQFQEKCLGKMEDVGKDGRTVLFVSHQMGMISQLCSKALILEKGKISKEGSVEKIISSYINSLTDKKSNTYKGIELNSNRTKSMWISEIGIYNTSGQPISEIMHTESITVKVECKIQEFIKGVMIGITTKDVRGRKIFTTQKLLDDIFKNNDPTHLITSFIKLPGNLLAPGIYCFTIALHIPNVQFIDKVDDVCLFKINDCGNELSMYGDVDYGCVLVNCQWEFQ; encoded by the coding sequence GTGTCTGAACCAATCATCCGAGTTGAAAACTTAGGTAAAAAATACTTGATCCGCCATCAGCAACAAGAACCCTATACTGCTCTGAGAGATGTAATTACCAACGGCGTTAAATCTTTGGGATGTACTCTAGTAAAAGGAGGAAGAAAAAAGCTGGAAAGCCCCTCAAGAGAAGAGTTCTGGGCTTTGAAAGATGTCTCGTTTGAGATTAATAGAGGCGATCGGGTTGGTATAATCGGTCGGAATGGTGCAGGAAAATCAACTTTACTAAAAATTTTAAGCCGTATCACTGAACCAACAACAGGTAGAATTAATATTAAAGGTAGAGTTGCCAGTTTATTAGAAGTTGGTACTGGCTTTCATCCAGAGCTTACGGGCAGAGAAAATATCTACCTCAATGGCGCAATTTTAGGGATGAGTAAGGTAGAGATTAAGAAAAAGTTTGATGAAATTGTAGCTTTTGCAGAAGTTGAAAAGTTTCTAGATACCCCAGTGAAGCGTTACTCATCTGGAATGTATGTCAGGTTAGCATTCTCAGTTGCTGCACATTTGGAACCAGAAATTCTAATTGTTGATGAAGTCCTTGCAGTCGGTGATTTGCAGTTCCAGGAGAAATGTTTAGGGAAAATGGAAGATGTTGGAAAAGATGGGCGAACGGTTTTATTTGTTAGTCATCAGATGGGTATGATTTCTCAGCTTTGTAGCAAAGCGTTAATACTTGAAAAGGGAAAAATATCGAAAGAAGGTAGTGTTGAAAAAATAATTTCTAGCTATATAAATAGTTTGACAGATAAAAAATCAAATACATACAAAGGTATTGAATTGAATTCAAACCGAACTAAAAGTATGTGGATATCAGAAATTGGGATATATAACACATCTGGCCAACCTATATCTGAAATCATGCATACTGAATCAATAACTGTAAAAGTTGAGTGTAAGATACAAGAATTTATTAAGGGAGTAATGATAGGAATTACAACCAAAGATGTGAGAGGCAGAAAAATTTTTACAACACAGAAGTTGTTAGATGATATTTTTAAAAACAATGACCCAACTCATCTAATAACAAGTTTTATAAAACTTCCAGGTAATCTACTTGCCCCAGGAATTTATTGTTTTACCATTGCATTACATATACCAAATGTACAATTTATAGATAAAGTAGATGATGTATGCTTATTCAAGATCAATGATTGTGGTAATGAACTCTCCATGTACGGAGATGTAGACTATGGGTGTGTGTTGGTAAATTGTCAATGGGAATTTCAATAG
- a CDS encoding ABC transporter permease: MSYSSQTEIVIEAGRTEREYWKDLWRYRELFYFLAWRDILVRYKQTAIGVSWALIRPFLTMVVFTIVFGKLAGLPSDGAPYPILVFSAMLPWQFFASALSECSNSLIGNANLISKIYFPRLIVPTSAVIVSFVDFLISGIILLGLMAWYNFIPTWKILLLPFFIFIAFAAAMGAGLWLASLNVQYRDFRYVVPFLVQFGLYISPVGFSSNVVPDQWRLIYSLNPMVGVIDGFRWAILGNAQLYLPGFVLSVILVGYLCIGGVWYFRKMERTFADVI, encoded by the coding sequence ATGAGTTATTCCAGTCAAACGGAAATTGTAATAGAAGCCGGAAGGACGGAGCGGGAATATTGGAAAGACTTGTGGCGCTACCGAGAGTTATTCTACTTCTTGGCCTGGCGCGATATTCTGGTTCGGTACAAGCAAACGGCGATCGGGGTTTCCTGGGCATTAATTCGCCCCTTTCTAACCATGGTCGTGTTTACCATAGTCTTTGGTAAATTAGCCGGACTCCCTTCAGACGGAGCGCCTTACCCCATACTTGTATTTTCAGCTATGCTTCCCTGGCAATTCTTCGCCAGCGCCCTTTCTGAATGCAGTAATAGCCTCATTGGGAACGCCAATTTAATCTCCAAAATTTATTTTCCTCGCCTGATTGTCCCCACCAGTGCAGTTATTGTCAGCTTTGTCGATTTCTTGATTTCTGGAATAATTTTACTAGGACTCATGGCTTGGTACAACTTCATTCCTACCTGGAAAATTTTATTATTACCTTTCTTTATATTCATCGCCTTCGCTGCGGCGATGGGCGCAGGTTTGTGGTTAGCTTCTTTAAACGTTCAATACAGAGATTTTCGCTATGTAGTGCCCTTTCTTGTCCAATTCGGGTTATACATCTCTCCTGTAGGTTTTAGCAGTAACGTTGTGCCTGACCAATGGCGTTTAATCTATTCCTTAAACCCAATGGTGGGAGTCATCGACGGATTTCGCTGGGCTATCTTAGGAAATGCTCAACTTTACCTACCCGGCTTCGTATTGTCCGTAATTCTAGTAGGATATCTGTGTATAGGCGGTGTCTGGTATTTCCGCAAGATGGAACGTACTTTCGCTGATGTCATTTGA
- a CDS encoding glycosyltransferase family 61 protein, translated as MNYNLLSKTTQSINNLTRFISIKLNNIIANLLRILPVSSEMLGPIKGFYQSTSDFISSQSPNLIGDEYRYQPVYFESDQEMRKPISLDQEEHWEFKSFYNDPMPETFVAHVPNARVWGYSGTVIVADDKILADVSREFIPNLKCHSSWNKMKFPSIRKLEGTAAVLSATGGEGFYHFLLDVVPRLKLIECAKISYTEIDYFIVNSYQKKFHQEILDKLGICKEKIIESETNPHVKVDQLIVPSLTGNIITKPSWVRDYLSQKILGDIDYSLYDQVVRKNNRIYINREQANIRKVKNQDQVLEVLENFKFELVTLELMSVTDQALLFSSADVVVAPHGAGLSNIIFCHPGTKVIEIFSPNYVKPFYWSLANISNLEYYYIMGEGEAPEPYVDPNKITEDIMVNIESLIKILKIAQV; from the coding sequence GTGAATTATAATTTGTTGTCAAAAACAACTCAGTCAATCAATAACCTTACTCGATTCATCTCTATAAAGCTAAATAATATCATAGCTAATCTTCTAAGAATATTGCCAGTTAGCTCAGAAATGTTAGGGCCTATTAAAGGTTTTTACCAATCAACATCAGACTTTATTTCTAGTCAATCTCCTAACTTAATTGGTGATGAATATAGGTATCAACCAGTTTACTTTGAGTCAGATCAAGAAATGAGGAAGCCAATTAGCTTAGATCAAGAGGAACATTGGGAATTCAAATCTTTCTACAATGATCCAATGCCAGAAACATTTGTTGCACATGTACCTAATGCTAGGGTATGGGGATACAGTGGAACAGTTATCGTGGCTGATGATAAGATATTAGCAGATGTTTCTCGAGAGTTTATTCCGAACTTAAAGTGTCATAGCAGTTGGAATAAGATGAAATTTCCATCGATTAGGAAATTAGAAGGTACAGCAGCCGTTTTATCAGCTACAGGTGGAGAAGGTTTTTATCACTTCCTTTTGGATGTTGTCCCACGCCTTAAGCTAATAGAGTGTGCCAAAATAAGCTATACTGAAATAGACTATTTTATAGTGAATAGCTATCAAAAAAAATTTCATCAAGAGATATTAGATAAGTTAGGAATTTGCAAAGAAAAAATCATTGAAAGTGAAACTAATCCTCATGTTAAAGTAGACCAACTAATTGTACCCTCACTGACAGGAAATATTATAACTAAGCCGTCTTGGGTTAGGGACTACCTTTCCCAGAAAATTTTGGGTGATATCGACTATAGCTTGTACGATCAAGTTGTCCGTAAAAATAACCGTATCTATATAAATCGCGAACAAGCAAACATCCGCAAGGTAAAAAATCAAGATCAAGTTCTCGAAGTTTTAGAAAATTTTAAGTTTGAGTTAGTCACCCTAGAGTTAATGTCAGTAACTGATCAAGCTTTACTTTTTAGTTCAGCAGATGTGGTTGTAGCTCCTCATGGTGCTGGCTTGAGCAATATAATATTTTGTCATCCAGGCACTAAGGTCATAGAAATTTTTTCTCCAAATTATGTTAAACCTTTCTATTGGAGTCTTGCAAATATTTCAAATCTCGAATACTATTACATAATGGGTGAAGGAGAAGCTCCAGAACCTTATGTAGACCCTAATAAAATCACAGAAGATATTATGGTAAATATAGAATCATTAATAAAAATATTGAAAATCGCACAAGTGTAA
- a CDS encoding dipeptide epimerase produces MQIQITPFTVHKRFALKISRGSNTHNTNIWVSVEYRGITGWGEATPFSTGGKSQTTGEIVAALEQIAPVLQPFSPLERQKCQLTLAKSGTVLPSAVQAALDMALYDWLGKSVNLPLWQLWGLDHKKTPPTSVTIGISTPEAAQERLRHWLEVTPVQYLKVKLGSPEGIEADRAMLHALLQVAPEGCKVYVDANGGWNLNQAITMAQSLKEWGIEYIEQPLPPGEEKDLAQLYDKSPLPIFVDESCYTRADIPPLANCIHGINIKLMKAGGLSEAMAMIHTARACGLQVMLGCYSDSSLSNTAAAHLGPLVDYLDLDSHLNLVDDPFRGATLENSRLILNTQPGLGVTRHDG; encoded by the coding sequence ATGCAGATCCAGATTACCCCTTTTACTGTCCATAAGCGCTTTGCCCTGAAAATTAGTCGCGGGAGCAATACCCATAACACTAATATCTGGGTGAGCGTGGAATACCGTGGAATCACGGGATGGGGAGAAGCCACGCCCTTTTCCACGGGAGGCAAAAGCCAGACAACTGGAGAGATTGTAGCAGCTTTGGAGCAAATTGCACCGGTTCTCCAACCCTTCAGTCCCCTAGAGCGGCAGAAGTGCCAACTGACTCTAGCTAAATCTGGTACTGTACTGCCTTCTGCGGTGCAAGCAGCTCTAGATATGGCGTTGTATGATTGGTTGGGAAAATCGGTTAACCTTCCCCTGTGGCAACTGTGGGGATTAGACCATAAGAAAACCCCGCCGACCTCCGTTACCATCGGCATTAGTACGCCAGAAGCGGCTCAAGAACGGTTGCGCCATTGGTTAGAGGTAACCCCTGTGCAATATCTGAAGGTCAAATTGGGTAGTCCAGAAGGGATAGAGGCCGATCGCGCCATGCTCCATGCCCTTTTACAGGTTGCTCCTGAAGGCTGTAAGGTCTATGTGGACGCGAATGGGGGATGGAACTTAAATCAAGCCATTACCATGGCCCAGAGCCTGAAAGAATGGGGGATTGAGTACATTGAACAACCTCTGCCTCCTGGGGAAGAAAAAGATTTAGCTCAACTGTACGACAAATCCCCATTACCCATCTTCGTGGACGAAAGCTGCTACACCCGCGCTGATATTCCCCCCTTGGCGAATTGCATTCACGGAATTAACATCAAACTGATGAAAGCTGGGGGACTCAGTGAAGCCATGGCCATGATTCACACGGCTCGCGCTTGTGGTTTACAAGTGATGTTAGGGTGTTACTCAGATAGTAGTTTGTCCAATACAGCCGCCGCTCATTTGGGCCCCTTGGTGGATTATCTGGACTTGGATAGTCATCTGAACTTAGTCGATGATCCCTTTAGGGGAGCTACCTTAGAAAACTCTCGGCTAATCCTCAATACTCAACCTGGTTTAGGAGTAACGCGACATGACGGTTGA
- a CDS encoding DUF1611 domain-containing protein, which translates to MTVDFSHLLTRNRRVAILLHGGLQGTAGKTGLSLIRYSEADMVVLIDEESGGRSLEALTGISRNIPIVANISEALTYKPEVLAIGIAPSGGALPEPWVKEIQQAVEGGLSVVNGLHTPLAPQFQSFLKPGQIIWDIRQEPNNLTIGTAKARDLNNIRVLTVGTDMSIGKMSTSLELHRASQKRGLKSHFIGTGQAGIMISGKGVPLDAVRVDFAAGAIEQQVLAYGPEADILHIEGQGSLLHPGSTATLPLIRGSQPTALILVHRWGQTHIRHAPQVAIPALPEVIELYERVTSVAGATEPVRVKAIALNTYECTPEEADGAISEIQHLTGLPCTDPIRYNANRLLDAVL; encoded by the coding sequence ATGACGGTTGATTTTTCCCATTTACTCACTCGTAACCGTCGGGTGGCGATTTTGCTCCATGGGGGACTTCAGGGAACGGCTGGCAAAACGGGATTGTCTCTGATTCGCTACAGTGAAGCGGATATGGTGGTTTTGATTGATGAAGAGAGTGGGGGACGATCGCTAGAAGCATTAACCGGCATCAGTCGTAATATCCCCATTGTTGCCAATATAAGCGAAGCCTTGACCTATAAACCAGAGGTATTAGCGATCGGTATCGCTCCATCCGGTGGCGCTCTCCCCGAACCTTGGGTGAAGGAAATTCAGCAAGCAGTGGAAGGGGGACTTTCTGTGGTGAATGGACTCCATACCCCCCTCGCGCCCCAATTTCAATCTTTTCTGAAACCGGGGCAAATCATTTGGGATATTCGCCAAGAACCGAACAATCTAACTATTGGCACGGCTAAAGCGCGAGATTTAAACAATATTCGGGTGCTGACGGTGGGTACAGATATGTCTATTGGCAAAATGTCCACCAGTTTAGAATTGCATCGAGCCTCCCAAAAGCGGGGCTTAAAGTCCCATTTTATCGGCACGGGACAAGCGGGAATTATGATTTCCGGCAAGGGAGTGCCTCTGGATGCGGTACGGGTGGATTTTGCTGCGGGAGCGATCGAACAGCAGGTGTTAGCCTATGGCCCGGAGGCTGATATTCTCCATATTGAGGGTCAAGGGTCGCTGCTCCATCCCGGTTCTACGGCTACTTTACCCTTGATTCGCGGCTCTCAACCGACGGCTTTGATTTTGGTACATCGTTGGGGACAAACCCATATCCGTCATGCTCCCCAGGTGGCTATTCCAGCGCTTCCGGAGGTGATTGAGCTGTATGAGCGGGTGACGAGTGTAGCGGGCGCTACTGAACCGGTACGGGTAAAGGCGATCGCCCTTAACACCTACGAATGTACCCCAGAAGAAGCCGATGGCGCGATCTCCGAGATCCAACATCTCACCGGACTTCCCTGCACCGACCCCATCCGCTATAATGCCAATCGCCTCCTAGATGCCGTTCTCTAA
- a CDS encoding DUF819 family protein, whose amino-acid sequence MIDTFIVPNANLILGAILLSLCAFSYWTEQTRRGTPPLAALLVLCLASLCSHLGLIPSSAPLYPAIATYGITFAIPLILSQIDLRELPTHAKATLLLLACGIGGTILGAILGFILLPLGTEGGKLAAIFVAQYIGNSINAADVASALDFQGSISLETLNTVDRLITSLFILFWLLISIIPGIPSFFSPHQEDWGIRFGSAPIPTILKQTAPTRFDLALALAVSAISALLGYAIAAAIRLPGSELFFTTIIVIILTQVFSTTSDRLAGIEEFGALLILLFFSTLGASTSIPELLALNPLLLQFAAIILLAHVAVILIAGKLLNIEWADILIASNASIGSATLGVAMAVAQRWETLIIPAIICGTVGSILANPISLILGNLLS is encoded by the coding sequence ATGATTGATACCTTTATCGTTCCTAACGCCAATCTCATTCTAGGAGCTATCCTGCTGAGTCTCTGTGCCTTCAGCTATTGGACAGAACAAACCCGCCGAGGAACGCCCCCCCTAGCTGCCCTCCTGGTTCTATGTCTGGCGAGTCTCTGTAGCCATCTGGGACTCATTCCCAGTAGCGCCCCCCTCTACCCAGCGATCGCCACCTACGGCATCACCTTCGCCATTCCCCTGATTCTCTCCCAAATTGACTTACGGGAACTGCCCACCCATGCTAAAGCCACCCTCCTCCTCTTAGCCTGTGGCATCGGCGGCACAATTTTAGGCGCAATTCTTGGCTTCATCCTCCTACCCTTGGGAACAGAAGGGGGAAAACTCGCTGCTATTTTTGTTGCTCAATATATCGGTAATTCCATCAACGCTGCCGATGTTGCCTCTGCCCTCGACTTTCAAGGCTCAATCTCCCTAGAAACCCTCAACACCGTCGATCGCCTCATCACCAGCCTCTTTATCCTCTTTTGGCTCCTGATCTCCATTATTCCCGGTATCCCCAGTTTCTTTAGCCCCCATCAAGAAGACTGGGGCATTCGCTTCGGTAGCGCTCCCATCCCCACCATCCTCAAACAAACCGCTCCCACCCGCTTTGATTTAGCCCTTGCCCTCGCCGTTAGCGCGATCTCGGCACTCCTCGGTTACGCGATCGCCGCCGCCATCCGCTTACCCGGTAGTGAACTCTTCTTCACCACCATCATTGTCATCATTCTCACTCAAGTTTTTTCTACCACTAGCGATCGCCTCGCCGGAATTGAAGAATTTGGCGCACTCCTGATCCTCCTCTTCTTCTCCACCCTCGGAGCCAGCACCAGTATCCCCGAACTTCTAGCCCTCAACCCCCTACTCCTCCAATTTGCTGCGATTATTCTCCTCGCCCACGTAGCAGTGATCCTGATTGCCGGTAAACTCCTTAATATTGAATGGGCTGACATCCTCATCGCCTCCAACGCCAGTATCGGCAGCGCCACCCTAGGAGTTGCCATGGCAGTTGCTCAACGCTGGGAAACCCTGATCATCCCCGCCATTATTTGTGGCACAGTTGGCTCCATTCTCGCCAACCCCATTAGCCTGATTTTGGGAAATTTACTGTCTTAA
- a CDS encoding lysophospholipid acyltransferase family protein, whose protein sequence is MLAQLSKWELRLPLQGQEKAIATPPTASSISPWLTPLVYPFARHLVLPSYFRSIEVQGPEHFPTDGSPVILAPTHRSRWDCLMVPYALGKDITGRHLRFMVSANEMRGIQGWFIRRLGGFAINPQQPAISSLRHGLELLGNREALVIFPEGNIYRDRQVHPLKPGLARLALQAQTHSPQTPIKILPISLNYDQAFPQQGCSVQINIGTPLEVSTYSSGHLKTDAQHLTSDLFQALSLLQH, encoded by the coding sequence ATGTTAGCTCAATTATCGAAATGGGAATTAAGGTTACCGCTACAGGGACAAGAAAAGGCGATCGCCACCCCTCCAACTGCATCCTCCATTTCTCCTTGGTTAACCCCCTTGGTTTACCCCTTTGCTCGACATCTGGTCTTACCCTCCTATTTTCGCTCCATTGAAGTACAAGGGCCGGAACATTTCCCCACCGATGGTTCACCCGTAATTCTTGCGCCTACCCATCGCTCTCGCTGGGATTGTTTGATGGTTCCCTATGCTCTGGGAAAAGATATTACCGGGCGACATTTGCGGTTTATGGTGTCTGCCAATGAAATGCGCGGCATTCAAGGCTGGTTTATTCGTCGCTTAGGGGGATTTGCCATTAATCCCCAACAACCAGCCATTTCCTCCCTACGCCATGGATTAGAATTATTAGGGAATCGAGAAGCCTTAGTGATTTTTCCCGAAGGCAATATTTATCGCGATCGCCAAGTCCATCCCCTCAAACCCGGTTTAGCTCGTCTAGCCCTCCAAGCTCAAACCCACTCCCCCCAAACCCCCATCAAAATCCTACCCATCAGTCTCAATTACGACCAAGCCTTCCCCCAACAAGGTTGCTCCGTCCAGATTAACATCGGCACGCCCCTAGAGGTTTCTACTTATTCCTCCGGACACCTAAAAACCGATGCCCAACACCTCACCAGTGACCTCTTCCAAGCCTTATCGCTGCTTCAGCACTAG